The DNA segment AAGGTAAGTTTTATAATGGGATCCCTATACAGTATAGCAAAATACTGTACCTAGAAGGTCAGAAGAACtattatatgaaaatatatttaaGAGATTTGATAAAGGCAAAGCAGTAGAGTTAAACTGAGGTTTATGTACATACAGTATGaactataaagagagagagatgataaaAGCAGGTCAGCAGGGTGAAGACAAACTGAGTGATGTGGAGTACTGGAGGTTTGACATATTTTGGCATGCAAGCCATGTATTTAATGATCCTAATACTGTAATGCAATTATTATGCAATTGTAAGATAACTAATAAAAAGGTAATGATAGTGTAAATTGGATATGCATTATTTGCATATACAGTACTAATCACATATAATTTTATATTGTACTAACATATAGAAACACCATTTAATCATTGTACGAGGTATAGAAACAAGATAGCTACCTTAGCACACTATTCAGGCTTGTGTAAATATTTATTTAGTTTTAAATAGAAGTAAAATCTTTTAAGTAATAAATTAACTCAATAAAAAATAAGCAAAATAGGCAAAATAGGGTACTAGCTTCCTGTAACAACCTGATCTTAGTAGTTATCTTTTATGTTTAAGAGATGGTTGGAAGATTGGAATTAGATGCTcagtatataaaaataaatttctGGGAGGCTCTTAGAGCCATAGGTGGCTCTTAGATGCTTGATGCCTGGTAAGTTTCACCCAACTCGATCAATACCAGCCCTAGTAAAGTCTTAAATAAGCCTATCAGTGAGTACATCCAAAACCTGGCTACTCtatagaggcacaaggagcagggAAATGCAAAGCTCCCTACCCTGAAAAGGTCTCAGGAAGGTTTTAGTTCTACTTGTGCATCACCAGGGGTTGCATATCTTCCTACTATATCCCCCTCAACTATACTGTATGCCTGGTGCATGTTTGATCACATTCACTGCTATGTTCTCTTCCTGTCCCAGTACCATATGGGTTCCGGTTTTTCAGATAACTGCTTGCCATAGGAGTTCCAGTTTTTCAGATAGGTGCTTGCCATCCTGTTTGTCTTGCAGGGGACCATTTGCTTGCATATTTCATTCATGCTTTAGTATTTTCTTCATGATGCATGTGTGTTTATGCATCACTTTTTGGATGGACTCTGATTAACTGTTAATGTCCAGCTGCATGTGCCTATGTGTGCGCTGACATCCTTGTCTGGCAAGAGTATCTTTCTCTCAGGGGTATGGGGTATTGTCTCTGAGAGGGTGGCTTCTTCTTAGGAAGGGGACCTCACCCTTGGTGGTTCAAGGACTTTTGACAACTCTGTGAGGCCATAAGGTTAAGGGCAGCCAAAATTTTGTTTATGGCTTGCACAGGTAGTTTCTGTgctccatcttcttgaggttatcttgagatgatttaggggctttagtgtccccgtggcccggtcctcgaccaggcctccacccccaggaagcagcccgtgacagctaacacccaggtacctatttacagctaggtaacaggggcattgggtgaaagaaactgcccattgtttctcgccggcgcccgggatcgaaccggggaccacaggatcacaagcccagcatgctgtccactcagccgaccggctccccttacaTGCACCACTTACACCCTTAGTAGCCAGGTTTTTCTTAAGCTGTTTTTGGTGTGTATTCGGTGAGTGGCACCTCTGGTGTTCCTGCTTAGTCTATCCTTCGGGACCTAGCATGCCCTTTCCAGTTTTCAGGTCTTATTATGGAACACTAGCCTTCTGATTTTGCCTTCACAGGGTAAGAATTTGATGGTTGTACTTTGGCTTTGCTGTATTCTGATGGCCATTCTTACTGCCTCCATTATACTGCTTGTTGCATTGGGAGATACATTCCATGATTTTTCTCTGTGGTGTATTAGATACAGGAAGCCGCCGAGTGGCCCCTTTCAGAAAATGTCTTTCTGGAGAGACCTTGGTAACTCCCTGGACTCTCCATCTTTCAGGTACATGAACATACTTTCAGTCGGATTTAGACTGGTGGTTTGGAGGGTGGTAGTACTCTTCGGTACTGCCACCTGGTCATGGGAAGCTGCAACTATAAGGTTAAACAACCTAactactggagggggggggggggattatttcctgggggggggggttgttgccaGTTTACATTTACCTTGCTGTTGGCTGTTTCTATTTGTTCTTTCTGTAGGTTAGTTCCTTGGTGAGGGTGATCAGTTGATCCCCACTTTCTGCACTTCTTTGAAGAGGCCAGGTTTTGGCCCCTGGTCTCTGGCAGGCTTTTTATGGACTCACAAGGGTCTGGTGTGATCTGATAGGCATGAAGCTACCCAATGTGGCACGGCTACAGGTAGCCACCGAAGACTCCAGAAATATGTCCAGCCACTTTcggtggacagtagagcgacggtctcgcttcatgcaggtcagcgttcaatctccatccatccaagtggttgggcaccgttccatcccaaatccttatcctgatcccttccaagtgctatatagtttaatggcttggcactttcccctgacagTGCCTTCTCCTTCTCCAAAAAGATGCATTTCATTCAATTCAATGCTGTTTTCTGGGGAaaggggggagcccctttggctctccAGAGCTAactgggctgatatgaatgtattagaccctggcatcagtcaatgcgcatggagttctaggcctcccggggaccacgagccagaacctggccccgctcagagaggcatgaggagcaatggcctatagagacccccgtatggttggaagcattctgtgtctgtcatcgaccgggtcaggcaccccagaaaggtaagcaccctaAAACAAACCATTTAACCAtcctggttaaaatattgctactgaaagccgaactagtggacagaactccccaaatgaaaaggagcaaacgagTATGACGTCACCGTGTCGCTGTCTACGcaaaccccccttcccccttcctgggagggggaaggggagccccagatctCCGCACTGGCTACCCACCCTGCAGCTCTGTGGCTGATGTGAACTGACAAGGTTGTGTACTTCTGGCTCCTGTTTTTCCAGTTCTGTGCTTTGTGGTGTGATACTGTCTAAATGGTGGTGCACGAGCAAGGAATTATTTCATAAGTACTCAggatgcatgcgcctagggtaccCTTCCCTAGGTACCCTGTAAGTACTgctcttggggccaccttccacaaatcACCTTTGGGTCTAACTCCGcaaggtcttttgctgctcgaGGTGATTAACcacccttggagtcagctggggtgtttCATGCACCATTGTTTGCCTCTGAGTAGGGGTAGTTTCATCACTggttggggcgcagggtactgtgcagctaggtTTGACCTCTCATAGTGGCCAGCTCTGTTCTGCCTGGGCACGTTGTCCTCATGCAGGGTTTTTTTGTTTTTCGAGAGCCGACTGCCTCCCTTGTAAGTCCCCTCTTGTTTTGTCTTTGGGCAAGTACAGTAGCTCCGGGAAGTCGAAgggactccccccagaaaaccagtgttgaaggtaatgaaacaccagtttctgggtgagacccggaggctccccggtattcctccctccctccagtcggcgttCTTTTTcgctgtttttgacatccagcctcagaactgcagggtggatatgcggcgtgggggtctggggttgccccttcccccacccggggagtgggggggttgcgcagacagtggcgctgTGACATCATACTCGTTTGcctgttttcatttggggagttctgtctacaAGTTCGGCTTTCagaagcaatattttaaccagaattggggtttgttttggggcgattACCTTTCTGGGTTCCTGacttggtcgatggcagacatagaatacttccaactacacggggggtttctataagccattgctccttgtgcctctctgaggaggccaggttctggctcatgatcCCCGGTAGGTCTAGAATTCCAtgcgcattgactgatgccagagtctaatacattcatatcagcccagttagctccggggaacctccggatctcacccagaaactgacgtttcatcacattcaacgctgttttttatttttttgtgtgtgtgtactttataAAAAGTAGTAAGCTCATCCAGTCTTATATCATTTATTTACTTTTTACATTAGGAAATTCTTCCAAAGGCTGAGCGACTTAAAAACCAGCTCACAGAAAAATACCAACGAGAATATAATATCATAGTTCAAGAGCAGGTATGTAAGCTTATTTAACTGTACTCATAAGTTCATTTTGTTTATCCTACTTAAAAAGTAGGataaacaaaacattttggggttTCTTTATTTAAGTTGCTATTGCTTTTGCATTTTTTCTCTAAAAGATATTATCATGATTTGTTTGTGAACCTGTTCCAATGTCTGTAACGTCATGGTTTGCTGAAGTTGGCAAAATCTTTGTTGGAAGAAGCCTCGTGTTTTGTCTAAATATAACGTTAGAAGAACATGTCGTCCTTTGTATAATGCTAGACTACCAATATATGAATGTTGTGAATGTTGTAACTAGGAATgcatttttaataatattacagtaatagAGAGAAAAAATGTAATTATTTTTTCTTGTGCACAGAGATGCTATCAAGTCAATTCATATGCACAGTGAAGGGCTTAAGGGTTAATGGTGATCACATTCCTAATTGTGATGTGCAGTTGAAGGCCTAAAACATTTTTAAAAAGCCAGAAAAAAACATAATATTGTTCATACTAGTGATGTACGCCAACATGCGAACTTGCATAAAACCTATTACAGGGACTGATCTTAAAAACTGATAAATGATTTAAATTTTTTCTGTTATAGAAATAAGCAGTCATATCTCATTATGCAGAAGCAGTATTCTGTTGTAGTCAAATCAGAATCAAGAACCAGTAGTGAAACATATTATTGGAGGTAAACTGTGTTTAAACATGATGTGTTTAAACACATTATTGGAGGTAAACTGTAATGTTGTTCAGCACTGTTCACTGTTTTAGCCAAAATAATTGCCTCCGTATTTTGATCAAATACTATTTTGTATACATCAAAAATATTGTGAAGAGTCATAGTCAAAATGTGTAAGGAAAGCATGTGCATATGACTGCACACACCAATGTTATATGTTATATTatagttatatgacaaagagtgctgggaagacgggacaccacgagcgtagctctcatcctgtaactacacttaggtaattaaaaaaaaattacaccaTACTACACTGCAGTCCTGCATCGTGGCTGCTTCACGTGCAGGAGTTACGGAGTGGTTTGTGCTGTATATGTAATAAAATAGTATAAATGTTTAACATTTTTACAGAAAAAATTGGAGGAGCAATTAAAACGCAAGCAAGATGAGGCTCAACGTCTTGCTCAGGAAGAGGAAAAGAGGAGGAAAGAGCAGTATGAAGAGAATTATAAGAGAAATAGAAATATTCAAGATGAGGAAAAGAGAATTCGAGATCTGCAGTCCACCCATCATAAAAACCCAGAATTAGCTATGGATGATGCTCCTCCACCGTAAGTATTTTTTTGGCAATGAATTTATGTAAAAAATCCAGATTATTATACAAAATAATGCTATTCTCCTTTACAGGTGGCATAAACAGTATTATACATGGCAATTTGTGATGGTCTAAAAGTATATTACGGTTCCAATAATACAGTAATCTATTTGTAAACTGACAAGTAAACCTCTGTCCTAAACACTGAATATTCTTATGTTAAAactgtattgtattataaattgAAGGTTAAAAATATAAAGTTTTATGTAAACTTGTTTTCTTCTATATGCACTCAGCCTTAAGTTTTCTTTAAAGTTAAATTTTAGAGGATACTCAAAAtagttttttaattttatttttcacATTTGAGAATAATACACTTTTAGCCTAAGAACAAAACCAAActaaacctaatctaatctaatctaatcatGAATAGGGAGTAGATGATTGTACTGATTATGTATACGTAGTGGTTTTGAAGTGATTACTAGGGGcatacaatcacacacacacacccacaaattcataaacaattcATAACAACAAATTGCAAGTatgggataatatccagaggttgaatatgggaaacagattcacggaaaatgaaaaggaaatgtgtgaaacattaaatgaaaagttccaaagtgtgtttgtacaaaatgaaatcttcagagaaccagacacaacaagaattccagagaacaacataaagGGTATAGAGGTgtttagagatgaagtggaaaatatgctaaaggagctaagtaagaacaaagcagttggcctagatggagtttcaccatgggttctgagagaatatgcatctgagctcagcattccacttcacctgatgtttcaggcatccctgtgtacaggatttGTAGCAGACGTCTGGAAAAagactaacatagttccaatctacaaaagtggcagcagggaagaccccccctcaattatagacctgtatcattgacaagtgtaatagtgaaaatattggaaaaaataataaaatctaaatgggtagaacacctggagagaaatgatgtatcagacaaacagtatggttttcaatctggaagatcctgtgtatcgaatttactcagtttctatgatcgagccacagagattttacaggaaagagatggttagttgactgcatctatctggatctaaaaaaggcttttgacagagttccatataagaggttgttctggaaactggaaaatattggaagaatgacaggtaagcttctaacatggatgaaaaattttctgactgatagaaaaaatgagggcagtaatcagaggcaatgtatcggactggagaaatgtcacgtggagtaccacagggttcagttcttgcaccagtgatgttcattgtctacataattgatctaccagttggtatacagaattatatgaatatgtttgctgatgatgctaagataataggaaggataagaaacttagatgaatgtcatgcctttcaagaacacctggacaaaataagcatatggagcaccacttggcaaatggaatttaatgtgaataaatgtcatgttatggaatgtggaataggagaacatagaccccacacaacttatAAATTATATGAGAACTCTCTAAAGAATGCTGATAAAGAAagaaatctaggggtggttctagatagaaaactaccacctgaggaccacataaagaacgttgtgcgaggagcctttttttttttttttctacgggctcaccgtagcccgagctaattggaacttttttgttccaggtacCGAATCTACAACAAACAAAACGAGGcgcctatgccatgctttctaacttcagaatttcttttaaatacatggatggtgaaatactaaagaaattgttcacgactattGTTAGGCCaatgctagaatatgcagcggttgtgtggtgcccatatcttaagatcaacaaactggaaaaggtgcaaagacatgctactatgtggctcccagaactgaagggcaagagctacaaggagaggttagaggcattaaatatgccaaaactagaagacaggagaaaaagaggtgatatgatcactacgtacaaaatagtaacaggaattgataaaatcgatagggaagatttcccgagacctggaacttcataaACAAGAGGTCatggatttaaactaactaaacaaagatgccgaaaaaatataagaaaattcatttttgcaaacagagtggtagacggttggagcaagttaagtgagaaggtggtggaggccaaaacagtcAGTAGCTTcacagcgttatatgacaaagagtgctgggtagacgggacaccacgagcgtagctctcatcctgattATATTCATCCTCATcctcattataatatatattatacttaACCTGCACTAGATATGCACATTCAGTActataaatacttatatatattttgtatgcaCATTATATCTAAGTTAAAAGTAGTATGCTATAATAAGATGTATGTTTTTATCAGGTATGATGGTTTAGGTAGCTTAACCTATCCCACATCAGCCTTAACTTTGAATGATCTAGAACATGATGACAGATTGAGGTTGCCACGGGATGACATTAGCCCGTCTTCTATTACACAAGATTATTCTCCTAGCAGTGCTAATTTTATACCCAGCATTCCATCAAGAGACCTAAAACCTCTGCATCCAAGGTATGTATAAGAAGAATACACTATGCAGATAATTGAcgtacaaatttaatttattgacatTGAGGATTAATATGCATTTATAGCTATTATTACATTTCAGCATTCCGTCTGTAGATCGGAGTCGTAAACCAGTATCTCTGTTAAGCGCCAACGTAGGAACAAAAAGTGGAGGGCTTCGTGAAGTAAGGGTCCCAGAGGAATTAATGGTTAAATTTATGGCCTTGGCTCAACCAAATACTTCGCGTAATATTGAAACATGTGGAATCCTTGCTGGCAAACTGGTAAGTTGAATTTAGTAGTTTTGTATTTATAATTGGGATTTCTTAAATGTTTTATGAGTAAACTTGTTATGGTATATAAGGTAACCAGCCTGTAGATCCAGtaaattgataaagattaagattaagccacccaaaaggtggcacgggcatgaatagcccataaatcCAGTAAATCACATGTTAAGCATTTGGCAATttttcaacccatcctccgaattgacagtatggtttaatactaagtgtaataagtacattacccaactgtcatacatagtacataattgcactatgtaatggctgttacatttacctccccatttattctcctcgttttctgttaagacactcagaattttaggatgaagtttacaAGTTCAATTTGCtaaacacaagttttaaatatcaggaatttctgagttactttacaatttactgaaatattttagttttgttttatagtatttgttttataaaactgtaatatcaatatagctataggttaagtactaattgtaattaagaagcaataaaatgcttatcttcaaaaactaaaaaggttaggttaggttgtggttttctattcagcttttcaggtaaactcaaatattcacaacatATTTGACAGTgcagtttaatactaagtgaaaagaagtacagtacaattcctgactgctaggcatagtacataattacacttacttgtgctgttacatttacctccccatttttggaataCAGGCTGCAATTTTTAAATGGAAAGAATACATTTCTGAGGAGCATTATCTCTGAAGGGTTTCATCCTCCAGATGGTGATTTTGTTAGCTCTGACCCCAGGCTATTGTGTTTGTAACATTCATGCCATGGCAGTTCCCTGGTTTGTTGTCCTGGGGATCACTTTATTAAACTCAAGCTGCTGCTACCACCTTTTCACGCAAAAGCAAAATGTCCTCTGCCTTTTGCCATGGGCTTTTCATTGAGGTGTGGTTTGTTCAGGTGAGTATTATTCACACCCTTCATCCTATTTATGCATTGTGTTTGTCTTTGCTGGCTTCTCATACTTCTTCAGCTCAGGCCCTCCTCTTGAGTCATTGCTACATACTTCTTTGTTCAAGGGCTCATCTGTCCCTGTTCAATTGGTTAATTTGAGTCAGCTTGGTCTCTCTGCTCAGGCTCACAATCTCTATGccaaccttgaggtgcttccgggactcagcgtccccgcggcccagtcgtcgaccaggccttctggttgctgaactgatcaaccaggctgttggacgcggctgctcacagcctgacgtatcaaGCCAATGACCAACATTTAAAACTGAGGCTTCCAGTGATCAAACAGGGTTCTAGCAGCTAGGTACTTGCTTTGTATACTGCACCCCAGATGCCATGTTACTACACCCCAGATGTTAAAGGCCATGTAAACATGGCTTTTGTAATTTTGTCCTGTGTCTGAAGGTTCCAGTCCAGCTCTTCAATTTTTGCCTCGTATGGATGTGTCTTTTTTTGTTGCACTTCATAGTATGATCCTCTTCTGTTGCTGTGATGAGCAAGCCGAAGGAAGCCACCCTAGAAATAAGGCATTAAATATGTTGAAACTCCTCTTTGTTCTACACCTCGGTAGCTCTCGATTCCTGACCTGTTGTTTGCATTGCCAACGTGGAGTGTTCGCTGCAGCTTGTATGGAATGGCTCTCTCTGACCATTCTTTTGGGTAGAATGGGGCACCGCCTGGTAGCATTCGAGGTACTTTGCTTTCCACTTGGAATTAGCTAGTTTAGAATGTTGCTTGCCAGTTGGATATTTAAAAACATTTTATTATAGACCTGACATTTTAAAGTGTTTTCCTTGTTGATTATTGACCTTGGTAGTGGATTGATTCCCATGAGCTCACCAGCCATGATGAGGCAAGCAAGATGGGGCTCGTCTCCAATGTGCCGATGTTGATGCCAGGAGCCTTGCATTTTCAGTGTCCTATACATACCAATTAAGTAAGCTGATTGGTGCAATTGAAGTGTAACCCAGAAGATGTTTCAGTATGCTCAGCACTATAATTTTTAAGCCCACGGCATATTTTCtgatttatattataattttatgaagttaaaatatttgttaatatTTCAGGCCCAGCACAAATTGCTGGTGACCCATTTACTAGTTCCTAAGCAGTGTGGCACTGCAGATTCCTGCACCACCCAGCAAGAAGAGGAACTGTTTGACTACCAAGATAGACTAGATCTTATCACTGTTGGCTGGATACATGTAAGTACTATTTACTCAAAAATATTGAGCCGAATGATCCAAATTACATTTCTTCCTTGGATATTATGATGGACCTTAAAGCATAAATGCTTAAGGGCCATCATAATTTTCTGAGAGGGGACCCCTCAATGGCTTCCTGGAAATTAGCCATCTGGGTGGCTCTAAATATATTATGTGTCACTAGGAAATGGAGTTGGGGGGGGAACAAGATGCAAGACCAGGGTGAGAGGAGGATAATCGAGCACAGCAAGATAACGGGCCTAATTACAATGGGAAGGAAAGACCAGGGAAATGTGTGTGTGCCTAGACACACTTCACAAATGCCACTCTTATAGAATCTTAGAACTTCTTTCCTTACGAAGTTCTCCTCAGGTTTCAAAACATTAtggaaaccgttaattgaaaattTCTTCCCCTAACCTAACAgcataagccagaggacccaaaacaaaaaaagggacaatacgtcacttttgtgagccaATTTCATTTTGAATTATGTTGATTTTTAGCCCGAGTGTGCATACTAGTGAAAAACGACGTACAATactgtaatttgtaagaggacgggttgagtatataatgaaaaaaaaattaaattcacAAAAATATTATCTCTTCAGTTGCAAATGTTTTGATATGCCTCAGATTGCACTACAGTATGCTCTCTTATTTGAGTTGGTCCATCAGCTTTGTAATTATGACTGCACTACAAAGAGCTTTGGAGATAAAATACCTGGCATTGTCTAATTTGAATAAGATGAACTGTCTCTGCACTTTGATACATAAGTGATATAGATTTCAAATAAACACTTTGAGTCATTCTTAAGATAGTACTGAACAGAAATCTTGGGTAGGAAACAATGTTTACAAAAATTTAATTAATGTGGCAAAACCCATAAGATCTATACTGTGAAAATCTAGTGAGGGGTGTTAAAGATAGGGTGCTAAATAATAAATTTCAAGTGCAACTTGTTCTCTAGTGTAGAATTGTTTGAAAACTGAGACCTCATGTGTGTTGAATTCTATTATTTTTATTTGCTACATTTTTCCAGACCCATCCAACACAGACGGCTTTCCTGTCCAGTGTAGATCTTCACACACATTGTTCCTATCAACTGATGATGCCTGAAGCTGTGGCTATAGTGTGTGCTCCAAAGTATGAAAGGACAGGCTTCTTCACTCTCAGCCCTAATCATGGTTTACCCTTTATTTCCAACTGTCAACAAAGTGGTTTTCATCCACACCCTAAAGAGCCTCCATTGTTCCAAGTAGGTATTTGAACTTTTTGTATAATATTAGCTACCTTTCTCCCATTATTAGTATTAcagtatataacttgtattaatcCACTGATGACTTGTTCTTCCCAAGAATTTCCTCATGAGGGGGTTTCTTTGACAACTACTAAGCAGCTTTACTTACATAAACCCTTTTCTTATATTTCCATTAAGCAATTACATATCAGTAACCACAGATGGAAGAGTGGCTTCAACAATTCATCtttcaatgcattccacttgctgaTAATCATAAAGGGTATGAGAATGCCTTTGTCTCTATGACTGAAATGTGTATCCAGTTTCCATAGACGTCATCTTGTCCTATCTTGTCTCAATTCAAATTGGTTGTCCTTATCTTCCTTGTTTATTCCCCTctgtgtcttgtatgtaatgatcttaACACCTTTGTTCCATTTCTCCTCTTTTTTTGCTGTAAACAGGTTTCCTTAACCTGTTCTTATAGCTTAGACttctcaactctcacggtaattaaTTACGGTATTAGGCAGATGCCAAgctgggaagactatgtagcggCTAACTCTCATGCTAGTAAAAGTCAAGTAGCAAACCTTTGCACTTTCTCAGATTTCCTTTTCTGCTTTACAGagcgctgcatactccagtaaTGGTTTCTCATAATGAGTGAGTCTTCATTGTTTAAAACTTTTGTGGATTGAATTCTATAAGGCACTTATCTACCCACTCCTGGAATTTGTCAAGTCTTCCTGCAGTGCAGTACAGTCCTCAGTTCCTACCCTCAATCATTCTttacatcatctgcaaacattggcaTAAGTTCATTTCCCTCTCGTAGGTAATTAATGTAAATTAGAAAGAATATAACGGTTCTAGGATGGAGTAGTGAGTGACTAAACTTTCCACTCCTCTCGAGTCTGACATTTTCTGCCTttcaggtactcccttaaccAGTTCAGTATCTTTCCCATTATTCCAGCTTATCTTTTCCATTTTGTGTACGTAATTATTAATTTGTGAGTAactatcaaaagctttctgacagtcggTGAAGATGCAAACTACCTATCCTTCATTCTTGTTTTAGTGACCCAGTCATAGAATTGAATTAAGTTTGTTAGATATGAATTTTCCTATCTATATCCTTGTTGTTCCTCCATTACAAAATGTCCACTATTCTTTTCCTGACTCATATAGAatccaggaaaggcaaggagagcAAAATGCCATAAGTGAAGTAGAGGAATCTAAAATACTTTTTCTCTTATGCAAAATCTAGGACATATACTACACCCTGCATAGGGCCCTTGTGCATGAGTGACGGAACCTTTACAGATGCCagcaaagaaatgagtgaaataatGAGGTTATAGTACAATTCTGTTTTTAGTAAAACCCTGCACACATTGCAGATAAATGATCCAAATGAATTCTTTATGAATGTGGCACCACTATCAAACCATATATCAGATGTTACCCTAACCCTCTCTCAACTTTGAAGTAGTCATAGACagcatgcactctgcaccaggccccacTCTTGGAATTCTATGTTCAATAAGAATTGAAAAAAAGAATAAACACCTTTTGGAAGcagagcctagatactggtgttattCC comes from the Procambarus clarkii isolate CNS0578487 chromosome 25, FALCON_Pclarkii_2.0, whole genome shotgun sequence genome and includes:
- the LOC123756490 gene encoding STAM-binding protein-like isoform X4, with protein sequence MCGVISRAVREYFERAMRARLLCVCRMSGSDYSHLEPASRIKQLCSHSDSVVVDGKIPIRRYFRSGLEMVRMADVYDEEGSLENAFILYMKFMTLFLEKIRSHPDFATHSSIDKTNNTKKLKKKLEEQLKRKQDEAQRLAQEEEKRRKEQYEENYKRNRNIQDEEKRIRDLQSTHHKNPELAMDDAPPPYDGLGSLTYPTSALTLNDLEHDDRLRLPRDDISPSSITQDYSPSSANFIPSIPSRDLKPLHPSIPSVDRSRKPVSLLSANVGTKSGGLREVRVPEELMVKFMALAQPNTSRNIETCGILAGKLAQHKLLVTHLLVPKQCGTADSCTTQQEEELFDYQDRLDLITVGWIHTHPTQTAFLSSVDLHTHCSYQLMMPEAVAIVCAPKYERTGFFTLSPNHGLPFISNCQQSGFHPHPKEPPLFQDATHVTLENSLPIKVIDLRDLQ
- the LOC123756490 gene encoding STAM-binding protein-like isoform X3 codes for the protein MCGVISRAVREYFERAMRARLLCVCRMSGSDYSHLEPASRIKQLCSHSDSVVVDGKIPIRRYFRSGLEMVRMADVYDEEGSLENAFILYMKFMTLFLEKIRSHPDFATHSSIDKTNNTKKLKEILPKAERLKNQLTEKYQREYNIIVQEQKKLEEQLKRKQDEAQRLAQEEEKRRKEQYEENYKRNRNIQDEEKRIRDLQSTHHKNPELAMDDAPPPYDGLGSLTYPTSALTLNDLEHDDRLRLPRDDISPSSITQDYSPSSANFIPSIPSRDLKPLHPSIPSVDRSRKPVSLLSANVGTKSGGLREVRVPEELMVKFMALAQPNTSRNIETCGILAGKLAQHKLLVTHLLVPKQCGTADSCTTQQEEELFDYQDRLDLITVGWIHTHPTQTAFLSSVDLHTHCSYQLMMPEAVAIVCAPKYERTGFFTLSPNHGLPFISNCQQSGFHPHPKEPPLFQSAAYSSNGFS